The following proteins are encoded in a genomic region of Maribacter hydrothermalis:
- a CDS encoding Tex family protein encodes MQLLTYIGKYTQLPETGIKNTIELLNEDCTIPFISRYRKEKTGNLDEVQVGAIVQFKEQYEILEKRKKAIIKAVDEQGELTSELKKKFENSEDLTQLEDLYLPFKKSKKTKAEVARKNGLEPLAKIIMAQRNDNIEFTASKYLTKDVENEDDALEGARHIISEWINERTDIRGSIRSQLARFAIIATKVVASKKDDEKAQKFRDYFDWNEPLNKCPSHRLLAILRAESEKFIRVKIELDDERLLDRIQNRIINSNNACSKQIELALADAYKRLLFPSLSNELLKTAKEAADDDAIGVFSNNLRQLLLGAPLGEKRILAIDPGFRTGCKIVCLDAQGNLVHNETIYPHAPQNDVIGAIKKLSSLANAYKIEAIAIGNGTASRETEAVVKKVMFNNPVEVFVVSEAGASIYSASKIARDEFPNYDVTVRGAVSIGRRLADPLAELVKIDPKSIGVGQYQHDVDQTKLKNSLDTVVASCVNSVGVNINTASVPLLSYVSGIGPKLAENIVAQRKEKGAFKSRKEIMDVPRLGGKAFEQGAAFLRIKNAKNPLDDSAVHPESYSIVKQMAKDKGTEILSLIGNKTVLKEIDLKKYCTKEVGLPTLEDIRSELEKPGLDRREKAKVFTFDQTIKSITDLHNGQLLPGIVNNITNFGCFVDIGIKESGLIHVSNLSDSFVKDVNEHVHLHQQIIVKVLDVDVPRKRIQLKLHK; translated from the coding sequence ATGCAATTACTGACCTACATAGGTAAATACACCCAACTTCCAGAGACAGGAATTAAGAATACTATTGAGCTTTTAAATGAAGATTGTACCATCCCGTTTATATCAAGATATAGAAAGGAAAAAACCGGCAATTTAGATGAAGTACAAGTGGGTGCCATTGTTCAGTTTAAAGAACAGTATGAGATACTTGAAAAACGAAAAAAGGCCATTATTAAGGCTGTTGATGAACAAGGTGAATTAACTTCTGAACTAAAAAAGAAATTTGAAAATTCTGAAGACCTTACGCAGTTAGAGGATTTGTACCTGCCCTTTAAAAAGAGTAAAAAAACCAAAGCAGAAGTTGCCCGTAAAAACGGATTAGAGCCTTTGGCAAAAATCATTATGGCACAACGCAATGATAATATTGAATTTACGGCATCTAAATACCTAACTAAAGACGTCGAAAATGAAGATGATGCTCTAGAAGGCGCACGCCATATCATTTCAGAATGGATTAATGAACGAACGGATATTAGAGGATCAATCAGGTCTCAATTAGCCCGTTTTGCCATTATTGCGACCAAAGTAGTGGCTTCAAAAAAAGACGACGAAAAAGCACAGAAATTCAGAGACTATTTTGATTGGAACGAGCCGTTGAACAAATGTCCGTCGCACCGCTTGTTAGCAATTTTACGTGCCGAATCGGAAAAATTCATTAGAGTTAAGATTGAATTGGATGACGAACGATTATTAGACCGTATCCAAAATAGAATCATAAACTCCAATAATGCCTGTAGCAAACAAATAGAGCTTGCTTTGGCAGACGCTTACAAAAGACTGCTTTTCCCTTCCTTATCAAACGAACTTTTAAAAACTGCCAAAGAAGCAGCTGACGATGATGCCATTGGGGTATTTTCTAATAACTTAAGACAATTATTGTTAGGTGCACCACTAGGAGAAAAACGAATTCTTGCAATTGACCCTGGCTTTAGAACAGGTTGTAAAATTGTTTGTTTAGATGCTCAAGGTAATTTGGTACATAATGAAACTATTTATCCGCACGCCCCTCAAAACGATGTTATCGGAGCGATTAAAAAATTAAGCTCACTGGCCAATGCATATAAAATTGAAGCCATTGCCATTGGTAATGGTACGGCATCTCGAGAAACAGAAGCTGTGGTAAAAAAAGTGATGTTTAATAATCCGGTTGAAGTTTTTGTGGTTAGTGAAGCCGGAGCTTCCATTTACTCCGCATCAAAAATTGCCAGAGACGAATTCCCAAATTATGATGTCACCGTTCGTGGAGCCGTTTCTATAGGCCGGCGTTTAGCAGACCCATTGGCAGAACTCGTGAAAATAGACCCAAAATCTATTGGTGTTGGGCAATACCAACATGATGTTGACCAAACAAAATTGAAGAATTCTTTGGACACTGTGGTTGCAAGTTGTGTAAACTCTGTTGGGGTAAACATTAATACCGCCAGTGTCCCATTATTAAGTTATGTGTCTGGTATAGGTCCAAAACTAGCTGAAAATATAGTAGCTCAACGAAAGGAAAAGGGCGCTTTCAAAAGCCGAAAAGAAATAATGGATGTTCCTCGATTAGGCGGAAAAGCATTTGAGCAAGGAGCTGCCTTTTTACGTATTAAAAACGCTAAAAACCCGCTTGACGATTCTGCTGTACATCCAGAAAGTTATAGTATTGTAAAGCAAATGGCTAAGGATAAGGGAACAGAAATTTTATCCTTAATTGGAAATAAAACCGTCCTTAAAGAAATAGATTTAAAAAAATACTGCACTAAGGAAGTTGGCTTACCCACTTTAGAAGATATTCGGTCAGAACTAGAAAAGCCAGGATTGGACCGTAGAGAAAAGGCAAAGGTATTTACGTTTGACCAAACTATTAAGTCTATCACCGATTTACATAATGGACAACTATTACCAGGTATTGTGAACAACATTACCAACTTTGGTTGTTTTGTAGATATAGGTATTAAAGAAAGTGGATTAATACATGTTTCTAACCTATCCGATTCTTTTGTAAAAGACGTGAACGAACATGTGCATTTGCACCAACAAATTATTGTAAAGGTTTTAGATGTTGATGTGCCTAGAAAGCGAATTCAATTAAAACTGCATAAATAA
- a CDS encoding toxin-antitoxin system YwqK family antitoxin, with product MKVKVFTIFCALLLTMGCNKDDDTVEETQVEKPEEQELPNEPTSVTVLTGKFIDAAVQGLTFETATQEGLTNENGEFKYVEGEEITFKVGEVAIGSVIAKDKITPIDIALVADASASIESPITKNIAAFLQTLDDDQDHSNGINLTADVIAALGVQSVDFSSSITSTLADIIINISLQTGSYLEIVYPETAAVNMAAALELEYTPQENLALTHLLPLLESLYAADVPKSAVYKNSFNADGTLLSMAIILRYSGRVLHELTFSNYNEVGLPLKFTKSDLSPKLLAGIYSYPVNTYSNSFDIGYNSLNQIEQITFEPGSTNSQHIFQFTEWNEVNKGLIYIESITDEANIYSQEKTYTNTYEDDKLVTQNVHSISQTNDVAGQFFSNDDYNITSTFKYNEKNNFSEISNSSNREYSSQYLDDLPYESISSTTQVWKLNYTQTNKLAELNINSNTIGQNYTSSFDNNFMFDDYELVDANTFTSGDGFQQIKTLQGGYLLTSESFDNGLLSYSIIYETDGSHVEMINEYNDNSEIIFSYANHWVILSTGYYAIQKTEYFEADGTLTDYFSYDFHENGIIKETRSYNALDELNWIDYYDENGYWVKTEYFDLGSLYYTYLYENDANGIRISAEGYDVDGILDIAYYYNELGNIYYEEYYFEGVIEEYYNYNYVNGILTTVEGYLADGQLYLIEYYEDGLYVRSEFYDAEGNLTDTSTGKSFSVQANRRSVSLKLDAAKRLHDSYESKAVKRIVKSKYALRDKLMLEQN from the coding sequence ATGAAAGTAAAAGTATTTACAATTTTTTGTGCATTGTTGTTGACCATGGGGTGCAACAAAGACGATGACACGGTAGAAGAAACACAAGTAGAAAAACCAGAAGAGCAAGAGCTGCCCAATGAACCCACTTCTGTAACTGTACTTACCGGAAAGTTTATTGATGCCGCAGTGCAAGGATTGACTTTTGAAACGGCAACCCAAGAGGGACTTACAAATGAAAATGGGGAATTTAAATATGTAGAAGGGGAGGAAATCACTTTTAAAGTAGGTGAAGTAGCAATTGGTTCTGTAATTGCAAAAGATAAAATAACTCCTATTGATATTGCATTAGTGGCAGATGCTAGTGCGAGTATTGAAAGTCCAATAACAAAGAACATAGCAGCTTTTTTGCAAACATTAGATGATGACCAAGACCATAGTAATGGTATTAACTTAACTGCTGATGTTATTGCAGCATTGGGAGTGCAAAGTGTAGATTTTTCCAGTAGCATTACATCTACTCTTGCAGATATAATTATTAATATTTCTCTACAAACGGGATCTTATTTAGAGATTGTATATCCTGAAACTGCTGCAGTGAATATGGCTGCTGCCTTAGAGTTAGAATATACTCCACAAGAGAATTTGGCATTAACACATTTGTTGCCATTATTGGAGTCTTTATACGCTGCCGATGTGCCAAAATCTGCGGTTTATAAGAATTCTTTTAATGCAGATGGAACATTACTTTCTATGGCTATAATTTTAAGATATTCCGGTAGGGTTTTACATGAACTTACTTTTTCTAACTACAATGAAGTAGGGTTGCCTTTAAAGTTTACTAAATCAGATTTGAGCCCGAAACTTTTGGCAGGGATATATTCTTATCCGGTTAATACGTATTCAAATTCTTTTGATATTGGGTATAACTCACTTAATCAAATAGAGCAAATTACTTTTGAACCTGGTTCAACAAACTCTCAGCATATTTTTCAATTTACGGAATGGAATGAGGTAAATAAAGGGTTAATTTATATAGAGAGTATTACAGACGAAGCAAATATTTATAGTCAAGAAAAAACTTATACAAATACCTATGAAGATGATAAACTTGTTACACAAAATGTACATAGTATTTCTCAAACAAATGATGTTGCAGGCCAGTTTTTTTCAAATGATGACTATAACATAACTAGTACTTTTAAGTATAACGAGAAAAATAATTTTTCTGAAATTAGTAATTCTTCTAATAGAGAGTATTCATCACAATATCTAGATGATTTGCCATATGAGAGTATATCTAGTACCACTCAAGTTTGGAAATTGAATTATACGCAGACTAATAAACTTGCCGAATTGAATATTAACAGTAATACGATAGGGCAAAATTATACTTCTTCATTCGATAATAATTTTATGTTCGATGATTATGAATTGGTAGATGCTAACACTTTTACATCGGGAGATGGTTTTCAGCAAATAAAAACACTGCAAGGAGGTTACCTACTTACTTCGGAAAGTTTTGATAATGGATTATTAAGCTATAGTATAATATATGAGACCGATGGTTCTCATGTTGAAATGATAAATGAATATAACGACAATTCTGAAATAATTTTTTCCTATGCGAACCATTGGGTTATACTTTCAACGGGTTATTATGCGATTCAAAAAACTGAATATTTTGAAGCTGATGGAACTCTAACAGATTACTTTAGCTATGATTTTCACGAGAATGGTATTATAAAAGAAACCCGGTCTTACAATGCATTGGATGAACTTAATTGGATTGATTATTATGATGAAAATGGGTATTGGGTTAAAACGGAGTATTTTGATCTAGGTTCATTGTATTATACTTACCTCTATGAAAATGATGCCAATGGAATTAGAATAAGTGCCGAAGGCTATGATGTAGACGGTATTTTAGATATCGCATATTATTACAATGAATTAGGCAATATTTACTACGAGGAATATTATTTTGAAGGTGTTATAGAGGAATATTATAATTATAACTATGTAAATGGTATTTTAACAACTGTTGAGGGTTATTTGGCAGACGGTCAGCTATATTTAATTGAGTATTACGAAGATGGTTTATATGTAAGATCTGAATTTTATGATGCAGAGGGTAATCTTACTGATACATCAACTGGTAAATCATTTAGCGTTCAAGCAAATAGACGCTCAGTATCTTTAAAATTAGATGCCGCTAAAAGGTTACATGATTCTTATGAATCTAAAGCAGTTAAGCGTATTGTTAAATCTAAATATGCCCTTAGAGATAAATTGATGCTGGAACAGAATTAA
- the metG gene encoding methionine--tRNA ligase: MSDIKSPSRYTITAALPYTNGPIHIGHLAGVYVPADIYARYLRLTGKDVAFVCGSDEHGVAISMKAKKEGVTPKDVIDKYHAIIKQSFLDFGITFDNYSRTSAKIHHDTASEFFVKLYEKGDFIEETTAQLYDEEAQQFLADRFVIGTCPKCGNEEAYGDQCENCGSSLNATDLINPKSTITGTVPTTKETKHWFLPLDRYEEFLKDWILKGHKDDWKPNVYGQCKSWIDGGLEPRAVTRDLDWGIPVPVEGGEGKVLYVWFDAPIGYISSTKEWAAREGKDWEPYWKDENTKLVHFIGKDNIVFHCIIFPSMLKAEGSYILPVNVPANEFLNLEGNKLSTSKNWAVWLHEYLIDFPEMQDSLRYTLTANAPETKDNDFTWKDFQARNNNELVAILGNFINRVVVLTNKYYDGKVPAVGNLTDVDAETLEQLSKYPEIISSSIERYRFREAGQELMNLARLGNKYLADAEPWKVIKIDEERVKTIMNIALQIAAGLAVLSEPFLPFTSNKLKNILKLSSNSETERSRSLNWNDVSSKEALLQPEHQINQAELLFRKIEDSEIQTQLEKLEATKKANEYENKKVMPQKDTITFDDFSKLDMRVGTIIEAEKMAKAKKLLVLKVDTGLDVRTIVSGIAESFSPEEIIGKKVTVLINLAPRALRGVDSEGMILMTENADGKLVFVNPDESGVGNGEGIN, translated from the coding sequence ATGTCCGATATTAAATCACCCTCTAGATATACGATTACTGCAGCGTTACCTTATACAAATGGCCCTATACATATTGGCCACTTAGCAGGTGTTTATGTACCAGCAGATATTTACGCACGCTATCTACGTTTAACCGGAAAAGATGTCGCCTTTGTTTGCGGAAGCGATGAACATGGTGTAGCTATTTCAATGAAAGCCAAAAAGGAAGGCGTAACTCCTAAAGATGTTATCGATAAATATCATGCTATTATTAAGCAGTCCTTCTTGGATTTCGGTATTACATTTGATAATTATTCTAGAACCTCGGCTAAAATACATCATGATACTGCATCAGAATTCTTTGTAAAGCTTTACGAAAAAGGAGATTTTATTGAAGAAACCACCGCACAATTGTACGATGAAGAAGCGCAACAGTTTTTAGCAGATCGTTTTGTAATTGGTACCTGTCCAAAATGTGGAAATGAAGAGGCCTATGGAGATCAATGTGAAAATTGTGGATCTAGTTTAAATGCTACCGATTTAATAAATCCGAAGTCAACTATTACCGGTACTGTACCCACTACCAAAGAAACAAAACACTGGTTTTTGCCTTTAGACAGGTACGAAGAATTTTTAAAAGATTGGATTTTAAAAGGTCATAAAGACGATTGGAAACCAAATGTATACGGGCAATGTAAATCATGGATTGATGGTGGTTTAGAGCCAAGAGCTGTAACCAGAGATTTAGATTGGGGCATTCCTGTACCTGTTGAAGGTGGAGAAGGCAAAGTGCTCTATGTTTGGTTCGATGCACCCATAGGTTATATATCATCTACCAAAGAATGGGCAGCCCGCGAAGGAAAAGATTGGGAGCCCTACTGGAAAGATGAAAATACAAAATTGGTACATTTTATCGGGAAGGATAATATTGTATTTCATTGCATTATTTTCCCTTCTATGCTAAAAGCGGAAGGTAGTTATATTCTACCCGTTAATGTACCTGCAAATGAGTTCTTGAATTTAGAAGGAAACAAATTATCTACCTCTAAAAACTGGGCAGTTTGGTTACACGAATATTTGATTGATTTTCCAGAAATGCAAGATTCGTTACGTTACACATTAACAGCGAACGCCCCGGAAACAAAGGATAACGATTTTACTTGGAAAGATTTTCAAGCTCGTAACAACAATGAATTAGTAGCAATCCTAGGTAACTTCATTAACCGAGTAGTGGTATTGACCAATAAGTATTATGATGGTAAAGTCCCAGCCGTAGGTAACTTAACTGATGTTGATGCAGAAACTCTAGAGCAATTATCAAAATACCCGGAAATAATTTCAAGTTCAATTGAGCGCTATAGGTTTAGAGAAGCTGGTCAAGAATTAATGAATCTTGCGCGTTTGGGTAACAAATATTTAGCCGATGCAGAACCATGGAAAGTAATTAAGATAGATGAAGAGCGTGTAAAAACGATTATGAATATAGCGCTACAAATAGCCGCAGGATTAGCCGTTTTAAGCGAACCCTTTTTACCGTTTACCTCTAACAAGCTTAAGAATATTCTAAAACTATCTTCAAATTCGGAGACTGAGCGTAGCCGAAGTCTAAACTGGAATGATGTTTCTTCAAAAGAAGCATTACTACAACCGGAACATCAAATAAATCAAGCAGAATTGCTTTTTAGAAAAATTGAAGATAGCGAAATACAAACACAATTAGAAAAGCTAGAAGCTACAAAAAAAGCAAACGAATACGAAAACAAAAAAGTAATGCCACAAAAAGATACCATTACATTCGATGATTTTTCTAAACTAGATATGCGTGTAGGTACTATTATCGAAGCTGAAAAAATGGCAAAGGCAAAGAAATTATTGGTCTTAAAAGTAGATACCGGATTAGATGTCAGAACCATAGTGTCTGGTATTGCAGAAAGTTTTTCTCCAGAAGAAATTATAGGTAAAAAAGTTACCGTTTTAATAAACTTAGCTCCACGTGCACTTCGTGGTGTAGATAGTGAAGGAATGATTTTAATGACTGAAAATGCCGATGGCAAATTAGTATTTGTTAACCCAGATGAAAGTGGTGTAGGAAACGGGGAGGGCATTAACTAA
- a CDS encoding DUF1501 domain-containing protein has translation MCNTHHSPFKGLQHEGHDEEHKTWSRRSFLQAMGIAGSGSMMLGANMLTASAPSPLSAGIAAAETDNILILIRLSGGNDGLSTVIPIEQYDSYANARPNIYIPESKVLKLTDEFGVPSYMNALAPMWQEGQFKAVHGVGYEGQSLSHFTGSDIFANTDITTTGFSGLNTGWMGRHFENIYPDYLINPPAAPAAIQIGQFGNLVFQGDETNYAFVTSNIDQLEEIAESGVVYGLDNSLFNNCMYGDQLKFLRGVANTTYEYSGIIHDAYTRGQNQVEYQDNGFARQLALLARLIKGNLGTKVYMISMGGFDTHGNQPQAHARLMTNLSVAINNFYEDIAFTQQDDKVLSMTFSEFGRRIFENGSNGTDHGKASPTLFFGSGLNGSAFVGDHPTLDDPDGRGNLEYTMDFRDLYATVLAEWLCVDVPLVEAHLLNYKPYVPVNLGFSCSGEAFPDIAYSDGEVTPPVPPGEEAETPFNPDLLNAVVHKPYYPTDSTPHIYLEMPFSAHVDIQLFNILGQRVGTVFNEMMFEGSAEINIRERMPEQLSTGKYIYRITVQNQKMSKSVMVA, from the coding sequence ATGTGCAATACACACCATTCCCCATTTAAAGGTCTTCAACATGAAGGTCACGATGAAGAACATAAAACATGGAGCAGGCGTTCCTTTTTACAAGCTATGGGCATCGCAGGTTCTGGCTCAATGATGTTAGGTGCTAACATGTTAACCGCTTCTGCACCATCACCCTTGTCGGCCGGGATTGCAGCAGCTGAAACTGATAATATTCTAATATTAATTCGCCTTTCTGGTGGTAACGACGGTTTAAGTACGGTTATACCAATAGAACAATATGATAGTTATGCAAATGCACGACCTAATATTTATATTCCTGAAAGTAAAGTATTAAAACTTACCGATGAATTTGGCGTACCATCCTATATGAATGCGTTAGCACCCATGTGGCAAGAAGGTCAATTTAAAGCCGTACATGGCGTAGGATATGAGGGTCAAAGTTTATCGCACTTTACGGGGTCGGATATTTTTGCAAATACAGATATAACAACAACAGGGTTTAGTGGATTAAACACCGGTTGGATGGGTAGGCACTTTGAAAATATTTATCCAGATTACTTAATTAATCCGCCAGCAGCACCAGCGGCAATACAAATTGGTCAATTTGGCAATTTGGTATTTCAAGGTGATGAAACCAACTATGCTTTCGTAACATCTAATATTGACCAACTAGAGGAAATTGCAGAATCGGGCGTAGTATATGGCTTGGATAATTCTCTTTTCAATAATTGTATGTATGGAGATCAACTCAAATTTTTAAGGGGAGTAGCAAATACAACTTACGAATATTCTGGTATTATACACGATGCTTACACACGTGGGCAAAATCAAGTAGAGTATCAAGATAATGGTTTTGCGCGCCAATTGGCTCTTTTAGCAAGATTGATTAAAGGAAATTTAGGTACCAAAGTATATATGATATCAATGGGCGGTTTTGATACTCATGGAAATCAACCACAAGCACATGCGCGTTTAATGACCAATTTATCTGTGGCTATCAACAATTTTTATGAAGATATAGCATTTACACAACAAGATGATAAAGTGTTAAGTATGACTTTTTCTGAATTTGGACGACGAATTTTTGAAAATGGCTCTAACGGAACCGATCATGGTAAAGCATCGCCAACTCTTTTCTTTGGATCAGGACTAAATGGTAGTGCCTTTGTTGGCGACCACCCAACATTAGATGATCCGGATGGTAGGGGTAATTTAGAGTACACTATGGATTTTAGAGACCTTTACGCCACCGTTCTTGCGGAATGGTTATGTGTAGATGTCCCATTAGTAGAAGCGCATCTATTAAATTACAAACCCTATGTTCCTGTAAATTTAGGATTTAGCTGTAGTGGTGAAGCATTTCCAGATATTGCCTATAGCGATGGTGAAGTTACGCCACCTGTTCCACCAGGGGAAGAGGCGGAAACTCCATTTAATCCAGACTTACTAAACGCTGTAGTTCATAAACCCTATTACCCAACAGACAGTACACCACATATCTATTTAGAGATGCCTTTTTCAGCACACGTAGATATTCAATTATTTAATATTCTAGGCCAGAGAGTAGGCACCGTTTTTAACGAAATGATGTTCGAAGGTTCTGCCGAAATAAATATACGAGAGCGCATGCCCGAACAACTATCAACCGGAAAGTACATTTATCGTATTACTGTACAAAATCAAAAAATGAGTAAATCCGTGATGGTAGCTTAA
- a CDS encoding DUF1800 domain-containing protein, protein MEYFINCNTSTLAPYTANLDQQRALHLYRRLGFSASVATINQAAGQSAGAIVDNLVDQAINMAPIPAPTWANWTNANYPEDDDASNQIKNQQKNEFQLAYANSLLNNNLRDRLSFFWSNHFVTELDVYNCNPYLYEYINCLQRNSIGNFKTFTSEIGLTNAMLYYLDGVFNNGNNPNENYGRELYELFTLGEGNGYTEEDIIETARALSGYVERGEIGCSPVTFDATKHDAGSKTILGQTGNWGYDDVIDILFDQRPTEIAEFVCRKLYEFFVHPDSRDEANNAQTIINGLAATFVSNNFEIAPVLRQLFKSQHFFDDEAIGVIIKSPIDFYFHTLNETDFAYTDTNVAEMVNYSTLLSQEIFDPFDVAGWQRNRSWINTNFMIGRWLTIESILENFYMANNEQFRTLGLDISGNAGLTSTNPDVVARLIIDFILPKGLLDEPEYSKAFAIFRSDIEEVYYEGGNQESWTLATWQQAPFQVYLLLQYLARQPEYQLK, encoded by the coding sequence ATGGAATATTTCATTAATTGTAATACTTCTACTCTTGCTCCGTATACTGCTAATTTAGACCAACAAAGAGCGCTACATTTATACAGAAGATTAGGATTCAGTGCCTCGGTTGCAACAATAAATCAAGCAGCAGGCCAATCTGCAGGAGCTATAGTGGATAACTTGGTAGATCAAGCCATAAATATGGCACCTATACCTGCCCCAACTTGGGCAAATTGGACCAACGCCAACTATCCCGAAGACGACGATGCCAGCAACCAGATAAAGAATCAACAGAAGAATGAATTTCAGTTAGCGTATGCCAATAGTTTACTAAATAATAACCTAAGGGACAGGCTAAGCTTTTTTTGGAGTAATCATTTTGTTACTGAATTAGACGTATACAACTGTAATCCATATTTATATGAATACATAAATTGTCTTCAAAGAAATTCCATAGGCAATTTTAAGACTTTTACCAGTGAAATAGGCCTTACCAATGCCATGCTTTATTACTTAGATGGTGTTTTTAATAATGGTAACAATCCCAATGAAAATTACGGACGAGAGCTTTATGAGCTTTTTACACTTGGCGAGGGAAATGGTTATACCGAAGAAGATATTATAGAAACAGCTAGGGCGTTAAGTGGATATGTAGAGCGTGGTGAAATAGGTTGTTCTCCAGTGACATTCGATGCTACGAAACATGATGCAGGTTCTAAAACCATTCTTGGACAAACAGGCAACTGGGGATACGATGATGTTATAGACATACTATTTGATCAACGACCCACTGAAATTGCAGAATTTGTTTGTCGTAAATTATATGAATTCTTTGTACACCCAGATTCTAGAGATGAAGCAAATAATGCGCAGACTATTATTAATGGTTTAGCTGCTACATTTGTTTCTAATAATTTTGAAATTGCCCCTGTTTTAAGGCAACTGTTTAAAAGTCAACATTTCTTTGATGATGAAGCCATTGGGGTGATTATAAAAAGTCCGATAGATTTTTACTTTCACACGCTTAATGAAACAGATTTCGCATATACAGATACGAATGTTGCCGAAATGGTTAATTACAGCACACTATTAAGTCAAGAAATTTTTGACCCTTTTGATGTTGCCGGTTGGCAACGAAACCGATCATGGATAAATACCAATTTTATGATTGGGCGATGGCTCACCATAGAAAGTATATTGGAAAATTTCTACATGGCCAATAATGAACAATTTAGAACATTAGGTTTAGATATTTCAGGAAATGCTGGTTTAACCAGCACAAACCCCGACGTAGTCGCCAGACTTATTATAGATTTTATACTCCCCAAAGGTCTGTTAGACGAACCTGAATATTCAAAAGCTTTTGCCATATTCAGAAGTGATATAGAAGAAGTTTATTATGAAGGTGGAAACCAAGAATCTTGGACTTTGGCTACTTGGCAACAAGCACCATTTCAAGTATATCTTCTTTTACAGTATTTAGCTAGACAACCTGAGTATCAATTAAAATAA
- a CDS encoding YraN family protein — protein MGKHNEFGKEGEQIAVDYLVKNGYTISYKNYRYLQAEIDIIAKKGDILAIVEVRSRSSDFIENIAETVTPKKIKLLVMAANQYVTDKNIDVEVRFDIITILKNKHKFELEHLESAFFHF, from the coding sequence ATGGGAAAACATAATGAATTTGGCAAGGAAGGAGAGCAAATAGCCGTTGATTATCTTGTAAAAAATGGCTACACAATTAGTTATAAAAATTATAGATACCTGCAAGCTGAAATAGATATTATAGCCAAAAAGGGTGACATTTTAGCCATTGTGGAAGTACGGTCTAGAAGCTCAGATTTTATAGAAAATATTGCCGAAACGGTAACGCCAAAAAAAATTAAGTTACTTGTTATGGCTGCAAACCAGTATGTTACAGATAAAAATATAGATGTTGAAGTTCGTTTTGATATCATAACAATTCTTAAAAACAAGCATAAATTTGAACTAGAGCATTTAGAGTCTGCTTTCTTTCATTTTTAA
- a CDS encoding aspartate kinase: MKTISSVVEEYIKKKPFLQSALAQGIINLTSLSRIVKPEIEHELGKDIRNGAIVMALKRLSDDLEFRATHKILKVLKNIGEITVRSSLSDYTFLASDKILVHQAKLLEEINNNQDVFYTSSRGVNEINIVISNIMDKTVERLFKDEKCTQKAEELSSITVKLPAENVSVPGIYYFIFQRLAWEGIVLYEVISTTNEFTILVNDEQVDIAFKTIKDLKSL; the protein is encoded by the coding sequence ATGAAAACAATATCATCAGTCGTAGAAGAGTATATAAAGAAAAAACCTTTTTTACAAAGTGCTCTAGCGCAAGGAATTATAAATCTTACTTCCTTATCTAGAATAGTAAAACCGGAAATTGAGCATGAACTTGGAAAAGACATTCGTAATGGAGCAATTGTAATGGCCTTAAAACGACTTTCTGATGATCTCGAATTTAGGGCTACTCATAAAATCTTAAAAGTATTAAAGAATATTGGGGAAATTACTGTACGCTCTTCGTTAAGTGATTATACTTTTTTAGCTTCTGATAAAATATTGGTTCATCAAGCAAAATTATTAGAAGAAATTAATAACAATCAAGATGTTTTTTACACTTCTAGTCGTGGTGTAAACGAAATTAATATTGTTATTAGTAATATAATGGATAAAACGGTTGAACGCTTATTCAAAGATGAAAAATGCACACAAAAGGCAGAAGAACTTTCATCAATTACCGTTAAATTGCCAGCTGAAAATGTTTCTGTACCAGGTATTTATTACTTTATTTTTCAGCGTTTAGCGTGGGAAGGGATTGTTCTTTATGAAGTAATTTCAACCACAAATGAATTTACCATTCTTGTAAATGACGAACAGGTAGATATTGCTTTCAAAACTATTAAGGATCTAAAGTCGCTTTAG